The Macaca nemestrina isolate mMacNem1 chromosome 6, mMacNem.hap1, whole genome shotgun sequence genome window below encodes:
- the LOC105471071 gene encoding gypsy retrotransposon integrase-like protein 1 isoform X2 has protein sequence MGPFHTSNRSHVYAIIMTDLFTKWVVILPLCDVSASEVSKAIINIFFLYGPPQKIIMDQRDEFIQQINIELYRLFGIKQIVISHTSGTVSPMETTPSTIKAFLSKHCADHPNNWDDHLSAVSFAFNVTHLEPTKNTPYFQMFSRNPYMPETSDSLHDVDGDNTSMFAKILDAIKEADEIMENKTTSLGQMENNNLDELNKSKIIVKKKPKQLNPFHLKVGHEVLRQRKNWWKDGRFQSEWVGPCVIDYITESGCAVLRDNTGVRLKRPIKMSHLKPYIRESSEQESLYLLQGSVVADHDYIGLPEIPVGAYQANILVEDATIGIVDNELLTSSKDRELLEYRNTKISPLIDDHSTLEKQTFSLLDSSNQVLEYLS, from the exons ATGGGACCTTTTCATACAAGCAACAGAAGTCATGTATATGCTATAATCATGACAGATTTGTTCACCAAATGGGTTGTGATTTTGCCTCTATGTGATGTTTCAGCATCAGAAGTTTCTAAAGCTAttatcaatatatttttcttatatggacctcctcagaaaataataatggaCCAAAGAGATGAATTCATTCAACAG atcAATATTGAACTGTACAGATTGTTTGGCATAAAGCAGATTGTAATTTCTCACACCTCTGGAACTGTTAGTCCAATGGAAACTACACCTAGCACAATCAAAGCATTTCTCTCCAAACACTGTGCTGACCACCCAAACAACTGGGATGATCACCTATCAGCTGTTTCATTTGCCTTCAATGTAACTCACTTG gaacctactaaaaatacaccatattttcaaatgtttagtCGAAATCCTTATATGCCTGAGACTTCAGATAGTCTTCATGATGTGGATGGTGATAATACAAGTATGTTTGCCAAAATTCTAGATGCAATTAAAGAAGCTGATGAAATAATGGAGAATAAGACAACTTCACTGGGCCAG ATGGAGAACAACAATTTGGATGAACTAAATAAAAGCAAGATCATTGTTAAAAAGAAACCCAAACAATTAAATCCATTTCATTTAAAAGTGGGTCATGAAGttttaagacaaaggaaaaattgGTGGAAGGATGGTCGTTTTCAATCTGAATGGGTTGGTCCTTGTGTCATAGACTATATTACAGAAAGTGGATGTGCTGTCCTGAGAGACAATACTGGGGTTAGACTGAAAAGACCTATCAAAATGTCCCACCTTAAGCCCTACATAAGAGAATCCAGTGAACAAG AAAGTCTTTATCTCTTGCAAGGATCAGTAGTGGCAGATCATGACTACATTGGATTACCTGAAATTCCGGTTGGAGCATATCAAGCAAATATTCTGGTAGAAGATGCAACTATTGGTATAGTTGATAATGAATTACTGACATCAAGCAAGGATCGTGAACTATTAGAATATAGAAATACGAAAATCTCTCCATTGATAGACGATCATAGTACTCTTGAAAAGCAGACTTTCAGTCTGTTGGACTCTTCAAACCAGGTTCTTGAATACTTAAGTTAG